Within the Thermanaeromonas toyohensis ToBE genome, the region CGCTCTTTGCTCCGTATAAAAAAGCTTAATGATCAGCTACGATATGCCCATGAGCATATAAATTATCTTACCCGCCATGTGGACGACCTTCTTAAGCATTTTGATCCTCTATCTTTCTTAACCCACCCTGCTAGAGAAGAGTTGATCAAGCAATTATTTTATTTTCAAAAGCTGGCCCCAGAGATGGTGCTGGTAGCTTTCCTAGAGGGCGATGAAAAAGGGCAGGGGGCAATATATTTTCTGCAAGAAGGAAGGGTACACCAAGAAAGATTTTCCTTTTCCCTGCTTCCTCAAAGCCCTTTAGCTAAAATTCTAACCTTAGAAGGAAGAAGTAGTTGGGGCAACCGTAGCGAGGGGCAGGAAGAGATTTTTAGAAGTTTGGAAGGGATCCTCGCCCAAGCTAAGGTAAGGAGAACTTTACATAATTATGTTAGCTACCGGCAGGACTCTATTTGGCTTTGTTGTTTTAATTATGCCCACCCCGTTACCTCTTATGAATGCGATGTGCTACGGAATTTGAGCACTTACAGCCAGTTTTTAGAACTAATAGCCGAGCAAGTAAAAAGGACGGAAGAAGCCTTTCACTACACTCTAGAGGCTTTGGCCCGGGCTGCCGAGGCCAACGATGAAGATACCGGGAATCATATTATACGAGTGGGTGTTTTCGCCAAGGAACTAGCAGAGGCTATGGGATGCCCGCGCTCTTTTTGCCAGGAGATAGGCCGCGCAGCTAAGGTCCATGATGTAGGTAAAGTTCATATACCCAGCCATATCCTGAGGAAACCTGGGAAGCTTTCCCCGGAAGAATGGGAGATCATACGCCAGCACCCCTATTATGGAGCCAGGATCTTAGGTGAGGCGCCACGCCTTAAGACGGCGCGGGATATAGCCTTGCATCACCATGAAAAATGGGATGGCAGCGGCTACCCCCAGGGGCTAAAGGGCGAGGAGATTTCCCTAGCCGGCCGGATCGTAGCCCTGGCGGATATTTATGATGCCTTACGTAATAAGCGTAGTTATAAGCCAGCCTTTTCCCACGAGGAGGTTTTTAAAATTATAACCTCTGGCGATGGACGGGTGGAGCCCTCCCATTTTGACCCTTATGTATTAGAAACCTTCCGCAAGATAGCTCCCCGCTTTGAAGAGATTTACGAATCCTTGAAAGACTAAGCCGCCGGAAAGGCTTTATTCCAAATTTAATGTAGAATTTTGGAGGAATTGGAGAAAAAAGATCGAATATAAATCTAGGAAAATTAAGGATATCGGGTAAGTGATAAGAGAGGGTGGAGGGTATGCTATGCTATTCCATAAATGCAATAAATTTCCTAAATGGGGGGGGGGGGTATATTATACCAACATTGGCAGCAAATGCCATAGCTTAACCGCTTTTGGGAACCTTTCTGCTTCTGTTTTTTCCCTCCTAGACAAGCCTTCCTTAAAGGATCCCTTCCTGCTCATATCTTCTTTACCCCCACCAGCCCTGCTCTAAAGCTCTAAAAGCTTTTTAGCATCTAAGTTTATGGGGGCGAATTTTAAGGTGCAGGTAGACTTATATGGGCAGGGCCAGCAGGGTGGTAGCAGGATATACCGCCTCGTTTTT harbors:
- a CDS encoding HD domain-containing phosphohydrolase, translated to MWEKPKILVVDDEEVNLVLMEAILVPAGYQVILARSGEEALAAAVREEPDAILLDVMMPKIDGFTVCRQLKEGEATRFIPVIIITALDRWEDRVQGLAAGADDFLTKPVNEIELKVRLRSLLRIKKLNDQLRYAHEHINYLTRHVDDLLKHFDPLSFLTHPAREELIKQLFYFQKLAPEMVLVAFLEGDEKGQGAIYFLQEGRVHQERFSFSLLPQSPLAKILTLEGRSSWGNRSEGQEEIFRSLEGILAQAKVRRTLHNYVSYRQDSIWLCCFNYAHPVTSYECDVLRNLSTYSQFLELIAEQVKRTEEAFHYTLEALARAAEANDEDTGNHIIRVGVFAKELAEAMGCPRSFCQEIGRAAKVHDVGKVHIPSHILRKPGKLSPEEWEIIRQHPYYGARILGEAPRLKTARDIALHHHEKWDGSGYPQGLKGEEISLAGRIVALADIYDALRNKRSYKPAFSHEEVFKIITSGDGRVEPSHFDPYVLETFRKIAPRFEEIYESLKD